One window of the Pseudomonas sp. S04 genome contains the following:
- a CDS encoding FGGY-family carbohydrate kinase has product MDNDKNKRYLLAIDNGTQSVRALLFDLQGNLLGKGKVELQAYYSSQPGWAEQDPDYYWAKLGEACQLLWQQTGVDRSQIAGVSLTTQRGTLINVDAQGQALRPAILWLDQRQTEVEGGIKGPWGWLFKLVGAQATVDYFRAQAEANWIARHQPQVWAATDKFLLLSGFLTHRLCGRFVDSVGCCVGYLPFDFKRLRWAAPADWKWQALAVRPEQLPSLLKPGETLGHISAEASRHTGIPEGVPLIAAGADKACEVLGAGVVDPATVCLSYGTTATITTTRSRYLEIVPLIPPYPAAVPDQYNCEVMIYRGYWMVSWFKNEFGLREMQQAKEQGLEPEQLFDALVNAVPPGSMGLMLQPYWSPGIREPGVEAKGAMIGFGDVHTRAHIYRAILEGLAYALRQGKENLERRSKQPIQRLRVAGGGSQSDAAMQLTADIFGLPAERPHVYEASGLGAAICCAVGLGLHADFPSAIASMTRVGTVFYPQPEAQQMYERLYKEVYLRMYRQLKPLYQSIRQITGYPA; this is encoded by the coding sequence GTCGAGCTGCAGGCCTACTACTCCAGCCAGCCCGGTTGGGCCGAGCAGGACCCGGACTACTACTGGGCCAAACTGGGCGAGGCCTGCCAGTTGTTGTGGCAGCAGACCGGCGTCGACCGCTCGCAGATCGCCGGGGTGTCGCTGACCACCCAGCGTGGCACCCTGATCAACGTTGATGCCCAGGGCCAGGCTCTGCGCCCGGCCATCCTGTGGCTCGACCAGCGCCAGACCGAAGTCGAAGGCGGGATCAAGGGGCCCTGGGGCTGGCTGTTCAAACTGGTCGGCGCCCAGGCCACCGTGGACTACTTTCGCGCGCAGGCCGAAGCCAACTGGATCGCCCGGCATCAACCCCAGGTGTGGGCGGCGACCGACAAGTTCCTGCTGCTCTCGGGGTTTCTCACCCATCGCCTGTGCGGGCGGTTCGTCGACTCGGTGGGCTGCTGTGTCGGTTACCTGCCGTTTGACTTCAAGCGCCTGCGTTGGGCCGCGCCTGCCGACTGGAAATGGCAGGCGCTGGCGGTCCGTCCGGAGCAGTTGCCGAGCCTGCTCAAGCCTGGGGAAACCCTGGGCCACATCAGTGCCGAGGCCAGCCGGCACACCGGTATTCCCGAGGGCGTGCCGCTGATCGCCGCGGGAGCCGACAAAGCCTGTGAAGTGCTGGGCGCCGGCGTGGTCGACCCAGCCACGGTGTGCCTCTCCTACGGGACCACGGCCACCATCACCACGACCCGCTCGCGCTACCTGGAAATCGTCCCGTTGATTCCGCCGTACCCCGCCGCGGTGCCGGACCAGTACAACTGCGAAGTGATGATCTACCGCGGCTACTGGATGGTCAGCTGGTTCAAGAATGAGTTCGGCCTGCGGGAAATGCAGCAGGCCAAGGAGCAGGGGCTGGAACCGGAGCAACTGTTCGACGCCCTGGTCAACGCGGTGCCGCCTGGCTCCATGGGGCTGATGCTGCAACCCTACTGGTCGCCGGGCATCCGCGAGCCGGGGGTGGAGGCCAAGGGTGCGATGATCGGCTTTGGCGACGTGCACACCCGGGCGCATATCTACCGGGCGATCCTCGAAGGCCTGGCCTATGCCTTGCGCCAGGGCAAGGAGAATCTCGAGCGGCGTTCCAAACAGCCGATCCAGCGTTTGCGGGTGGCCGGTGGCGGGTCGCAGAGCGATGCGGCGATGCAGCTCACGGCGGACATTTTCGGCCTGCCGGCGGAGCGCCCGCATGTCTATGAAGCTTCTGGGCTGGGGGCGGCCATTTGCTGTGCGGTGGGGCTTGGCCTGCATGCCGACTTCCCCTCGGCAATCGCGTCGATGACCCGGGTTGGAACGGTGTTTTATCCACAGCCTGAGGCGCAGCAGATGTATGAGCGGTTGTACAAGGAGGTTTACCTGCGCATGTACCGTCAGCTCAAACCGCTGTACCAGAGTATTCGGCAGATCACCGGGTATCCTGCCTGA
- a CDS encoding integrase core domain-containing protein produces the protein MPWRELKPMDRKVMFIAAYLADKHTFSKLCSDYEISRKTGYKWVERYKAEGPSGLEERSRCRHNQSYVVPVAVRQAIIELRSIGETTPGPKKIQNDLLKRFPDQDPPSKTTIYNILKAADLITPQRVRRRVAVYPKPLSKAEKPNQLFSADYKGQFLTGAGVWCYPLTIMDHASRFLLACQSMSSTNLKETQQTFERVFREYGLPERIRTDNGVPFASTGRAGLSQLSIWWLRLGIIPERIEPGRPDQNGRHERMHRTLKSTLPQPPAIPWEAQQRQFDRFMQHYNYERGHEALDQKTPASCYSPSTRTYPEKLPEMGYASHVECYLADSNGIINRAGLRIYIANVLKHQTIGMEMISDDVWEVIFGPVILGRVYAREAKNGYVSIKVLPM, from the coding sequence ATGCCCTGGAGAGAGCTGAAACCTATGGATCGAAAAGTGATGTTCATCGCTGCCTATCTGGCGGACAAACACACCTTCAGCAAGCTGTGCAGTGACTACGAGATCAGTCGAAAGACTGGCTATAAATGGGTCGAGCGATACAAAGCTGAAGGGCCTAGTGGGCTTGAGGAACGCAGCCGTTGCCGGCACAACCAGAGCTACGTGGTGCCTGTCGCTGTTAGGCAGGCAATCATCGAGCTTCGGTCTATCGGAGAAACAACTCCAGGGCCTAAGAAGATCCAAAATGACTTGCTCAAGCGCTTTCCCGATCAGGATCCGCCGTCAAAAACGACCATCTACAACATCCTTAAAGCAGCCGACTTAATTACGCCGCAGCGTGTACGACGGCGTGTCGCGGTCTATCCCAAACCTTTGAGCAAGGCAGAAAAACCTAATCAGCTCTTTAGCGCGGACTACAAGGGCCAGTTTCTGACGGGCGCCGGAGTTTGGTGCTATCCACTGACGATCATGGATCACGCCAGCCGTTTTCTACTGGCCTGCCAGAGTATGTCCAGTACCAATCTGAAGGAGACCCAACAGACCTTTGAGCGAGTTTTCCGCGAGTACGGGTTGCCGGAGCGTATTCGAACTGACAATGGTGTGCCATTTGCCAGTACCGGCCGTGCCGGGCTGTCGCAGCTGTCGATATGGTGGCTGCGACTAGGGATTATTCCTGAGCGAATTGAGCCTGGCCGTCCGGACCAGAATGGGCGTCACGAACGCATGCACCGAACGCTGAAAAGTACCTTGCCTCAACCGCCCGCCATTCCTTGGGAGGCTCAGCAGAGACAGTTTGACCGCTTTATGCAGCACTACAATTATGAGCGGGGGCACGAGGCGCTTGACCAGAAAACGCCTGCTTCCTGCTATTCACCCTCGACTCGGACTTACCCGGAAAAGTTGCCTGAAATGGGGTATGCGAGCCACGTGGAGTGTTACCTGGCTGATAGTAATGGAATCATTAATCGAGCAGGTCTGCGGATTTATATAGCCAATGTGCTTAAGCATCAGACCATTGGAATGGAGATGATCAGTGATGATGTGTGGGAGGTGATATTCGGTCCGGTAATCCTAGGCCGGGTCTATGCTAGAGAGGCAAAGAACGGGTACGTGTCGATAAAAGTGTTACCTATGTAA
- a CDS encoding phospholipase produces the protein MKLTILLLLLCGTAPAAWGWSNHTVGSYLALQELPALREAPQVTVEPLEQFLTEQYGAIAELFEQQEQFARQHFAQYPPRPDNLKLPATRGDNVRQAFLNALRVNPQIHLAMVIQPMPGQDQPQRAHLKAEQVMVEQTLSPWNRQRFILLEQGEHVAPLAVLASAADEPDYGHDINLFSDNPGEVAAVYGFGPQPFGDERFQYSSQAPFHMGFFHESPVVYAAAGFLQRSWPDWRAYQYLGLARLAFATGHSYWGYRFLGWGLHHIQDLTQPYHAKPLPGVELASMLLMEGQALAGYDSDKRAAIERVASRHMEVEKYQAAWLYSLLRSGQPVHPMLQAYADTAQDTSYPPYSVDYLRDVVSAQSAEAGAMFDQAIGEWLETAPATSNFSSGNQLQTEDYDHPLLNQQLFQLLGHFGAHSRIYVGAGLAPAVAGNAAP, from the coding sequence ATGAAGCTGACAATTCTCCTGCTGCTGCTCTGCGGCACCGCTCCGGCGGCGTGGGGTTGGTCCAACCATACGGTCGGCAGCTACCTGGCGTTGCAGGAGTTGCCGGCCCTGCGCGAGGCACCCCAGGTCACGGTCGAGCCGCTGGAGCAGTTCCTCACTGAGCAATATGGCGCCATCGCCGAGTTGTTCGAGCAGCAGGAGCAATTCGCTCGTCAGCACTTTGCCCAGTACCCGCCACGTCCCGACAACCTGAAGTTGCCCGCAACCCGGGGGGACAATGTGCGCCAGGCGTTTCTCAACGCCCTGCGGGTCAATCCGCAGATCCACCTGGCCATGGTGATCCAGCCGATGCCCGGGCAGGACCAGCCACAGCGCGCGCACCTCAAGGCTGAACAGGTAATGGTCGAGCAGACCCTGTCGCCGTGGAATCGCCAGCGCTTTATCTTGCTCGAGCAGGGTGAACACGTCGCGCCCCTGGCCGTGCTGGCCAGCGCCGCCGACGAGCCGGATTACGGGCACGACATCAACCTGTTCAGCGACAACCCCGGCGAAGTGGCCGCGGTCTACGGCTTCGGTCCGCAGCCGTTCGGCGATGAGCGATTCCAGTACAGCTCCCAGGCGCCGTTCCATATGGGCTTCTTCCACGAGAGCCCAGTGGTCTATGCCGCCGCCGGTTTTCTGCAGCGCAGTTGGCCGGATTGGCGCGCCTATCAGTACCTGGGCCTGGCGCGGCTAGCGTTCGCCACGGGTCATTCCTACTGGGGCTACCGCTTTCTGGGCTGGGGCCTGCACCACATTCAGGACCTGACCCAGCCCTATCACGCCAAGCCACTGCCGGGCGTCGAGCTGGCGAGCATGCTGCTGATGGAAGGCCAGGCCCTGGCCGGTTACGACAGTGACAAGCGCGCGGCCATCGAGCGGGTTGCCAGTCGCCATATGGAGGTGGAGAAGTATCAGGCCGCCTGGCTCTACAGCCTGTTGCGCAGCGGGCAGCCCGTGCATCCGATGCTCCAGGCCTACGCCGATACCGCACAAGACACCAGCTACCCGCCCTATTCGGTGGACTACCTGCGCGACGTGGTCAGCGCCCAGTCCGCCGAGGCCGGCGCCATGTTTGACCAGGCCATCGGTGAATGGCTGGAGACGGCGCCGGCTACCAGCAATTTCAGCAGTGGCAATCAGCTGCAAACCGAAGACTACGACCACCCATTACTCAACCAGCAGCTGTTCCAGTTGTTGGGGCATTTCGGTGCGCACAGCCGGATTTATGTCGGTGCCGGACTCGCGCCAGCGGTGGCAGGCAACGCAGCGCCTTAA